TGCGCGAACAGCCGCTCCATCATCGGCTCGAAGAAGCTCAGCGGCAGGGTGTCGTACGCCGGGTCGAACGCCGCCGCATCATATTTGGCACAGAACTCGATGGTCGCCTGGTACTGCGGGTGGTCGCTGAATTGCTCGCGCAGATGCCGGTCCATGCCCAGGTGATGGAAGAAATAATAGCCCTGGAAAATCCCGTGTTTCTCCACCATCCACAGATTGTCGGCGCTGACGAACGGCTTGAGAATCGCCGCCGCGATATCCGGGTGGTTGTAGGAGCCCAGGGTGTCGCCGATGTCGTGCAGCAGCGCGCAGACCACGTATTCTTCATCACGGCCGTCGCGCCAGGCGCGGCTGGCGGTTTGCAGGGAGTGGGTCAGGCGATCCACCGGGAAGCCGCCAAAGTCACCCTCCAGCAACTTCAGGTGCGCCAGGATCCTTGCCGGCAACTGTCGGGCGTAGGCGCTGAAGTCTGCGGCGATGATCGCCCAGTCTTCCTGGGTGCCGTCCTGCATGTGGGTGAAACGGGCATTGGCATTCATCAGCGATCCTCTTGTTCTGCAGGGCAGGGATTTCCGGTTAGAACGGCACGCGGCCCAGGATCATGTCCCGGTACATCACAAAGTCGCCTAGCAGGCTGTAGAACGGATGCTGGAAGGTGGCCGGGCGGTTCTTCTCGAAGAAAAAATGCCCGACCCAGGCAAAGCTGTAGCCGGCCAGCGGCAGGGCCAGCAGCCACGCCCAGGCGCCATGGCCGATGGTCAGGACCACGATCAACAGCACCAGCGTCGTGCCAACAAAGTGCAACCGACGACAGGTACTGTTGCTGTGCTCGCTCAGGTAATACGGGTAAAACTCGGCAAAGCTGTTGAAATGTTTGACGTTTTCCACGACTGCGATCTCTGTGGTTATTGTTATGACTGCAAGTTGTTCTGCGGGGAGCTTATTTGAGTCTAGAGTGATCAATGGCATCAGCCAGTGACAATAGGCGCCACTTTAGTATCCTTCGGTAATTGGCCGTAGCATGCGGCTCATCATGTAAGTACACGCCATGAGCGAAAGAACGACTTCTGCAAGCTGGGCGATGGGGATTGTCAAAGCACTGGAAATGGACGGCCTGGATTGCAAGGTTCTGTTCAAACAGCTGGGGCTCGACTATGCGTTGCTCGAAGATCCGGACGCGCGCTTCCCGCAGGACTCCATGACACGCCTGTGGCAGCGCGCCGTCGAGCTGTCGGGCAACCCGGCGATCGGCCTGAACATGGGCAAGGTGGTGCGACCGGCCTCCTTCCACGTGGCCGGTTATGCCTTGATGTCCAGCCAGACCCTGGCCGAAGGCTTCAAGCGGCTGGTGCGCTATCAGCGCATCATCGCCGAAAGCGCCGACCTGAGTTTCCGTCTGCTGGACGAGGGTTACGCGCTGATCCTGACCGTCCACGGTGACCATCTGCCACCGACCCGACAGAGCGCCGAAGCATCGCTGGCCTGTGCACTGGCGCTGTGCGGCTGGCTGAGCGGGCGAACCCTGCACCCGCGCAAGGTGCTGGTGCAGGGCGCGGAACCTGCCGATCTTGCGCCCTACCGGCAGGCGTTCCACGCGCCGCTGGAGTTCAACGCACCCTATGACGCGCTGATTTTCGAACGGGCCGACATGGAGGCGCCGTTGCCAACCGCCAACGAAGCCATGGCGCTGTTGCACGACCGGTTTGCCGGGGAGTATCTGGCGCGGTTCTCCGAAAGCCGCGTGACCCACAAGGCCCGTCAGGTGCTCTGCCGCCTGCTGCCCCAGGGTGAACCCAAGCGCGATACCGTGGCGCAGACGCTGCACCTGTCGCAGCGAACCTTGCAGCGACGGCTCCAGGAAGAGGGCACCAGCTTCCAGACCCTGCTCGATGACACCCGCCGCGAACTGGCCGAGCAATACCTCGCGCAGCCGACCATGACCCTGCTGGAAATTGCCTACCTGCTGGGCTTTGCCGACCCGAGCAACTTCTTTCGAGCGTTCCGCCGCTGGTTCGACACCACGCCCGGCGAGTACCGGGTGCGGCTGGCGGAAGCGCCGAACCGGGTCAGTGACGCCAGAACGCCGGAATACACAGCACGAACACCGTAATGATCTCCAGGCGGCCAAGCAGCATGCCGAACGAGAGAATCCACTTGGCCGCATCCGGCAGGCTGGCGAAGTTGCCGGCCGGGCCGATGGTTTCGCCCAGCCCCGGACCGACGCCGGACACGGTACTGGCCGCGCCCGTCAGGGCGGTCATCCAGTCGACGCCGAGCAGCGACAGCAGCAGGGCGATCACGCAGATGGTGATGGCGAAGAAAAACGAAAAGGTCAGGATCGAACGCACGATCTCTTCGTCGAGACGGTGGCCGTTGTACTTCTGCTTGATCACCGCACGCGGGTGAATCAGCTGGTTAAGGTTGGCCTTGAGCAGGATGTAGGCGACCTGGAAGCGGAAAATCTTGATCCCGCCCGCCGTCGAGCCTGAGCAGCCGCCGACGAAACCCAGGTAGAAGAACAGCATCAGCGAGAAATTGCCCCAGAGGCTGTAGTCCCCGAGCGCGAAACCGGTGGTGGTCACCACCGAGGTCACGTTCAGCGCCACGTGGCGCAAAGCGTCCAGCCAGTGTAGTTGCGTCGTCCACCAGTACCAGGTGCCGAGCACCAGCCAGGTCACCAGCAACATGCCGAGCAAGCCCTGCACCTGTTGATCCTTGATCAGTGCCTTGCGGTTGCCGCGCAGGGTGGCCACGTACAGGGTGAACGGCAGGCTGCCCAGGATCATGATGACGATCGCCACCCAGTGCACCGCCGGTTGTGTCCACTTGGCCAGGGACAGGTCGGAGGTGGAGAAGCCGCCGGTGGAAATCGCCGACATCGCATGGTTGATCGCGTCGAACGGGCTCATGCCGGCCCACCAGAAAGCCAGGCTGCCGAGAATGGTGATACCGACGTACGCCGCCACGATCAGCCGCGCCACCATGTGCGAACGGGGCATGACTTTTTCCGAGCGGTCCGACGACTCGGTCTGGAACAGGCGCATGCCACCGATACGCAGCAGCGGCAGAATCGCCACTGCCATGCCGATGAAGCCGATACCGCCGATCCAGTGCAGCAGCGAGCGCCACATCAGGATGCCCGGCGACATGCTGTCCAGGTGATTGAGCACTGTGGAACCGGTGGCTGTGATCCCGGACATGCTTTCGAAGAACGAGTCGGTGTAGCTGATGTGCTGGGTCAACAGGAACGGCAGCGCGGCGAAGATACACACCACCAGCCAGCTGCTGACCGTCAGCAGGTACATGTCCCGCGGACGCAGGTGCACGTGTTCGGGACGCCCGGGAATCACCAGTGCCAGGCCCGCCAGGAAGGTGATCATGCTCGACCAGAGGAACGATGGCATGTCGCTGGTGCGATCGAAGATGATCAGCGTGGCCATGGGCACGACCATGGCGACCGCCAGCGTGATCAGGAAGAGGCCGATGATGAAACCAATGGTTCGTAAAGTCGGCAACGCCATGAAGTCCGCTCGGGCTGAAAGGGGGAAGGGCGCCATTCTACCCATGGGGCAGGGCATGTAAACCGGCACTGCCGGACGCTTACCGCTAGAATAGCCGGACAATTTTTTCAGGAGGTGGCCGATGCAGGCTCTCGACGCTTTGCTCAACCGTGTTTCCGTTCCACGTTTGCTTGACCCGGCACCGACCGCCGAGCAGCGTGAAGTGCTGTTCAACGCGGCGATGCGCGCGCCGGACCACGGCCACTTGCAGCCCTGGCGCTTCCTCACCGTCGAAGGCGCGGCACGCGAGCAGATGGGCGAGTTGCTGGCCGAAGCGGCGAAGTTGCAGGACAGCGATGTGTCGGAAGCGGCGGTGGACAAGGCGCGCAACGGGCCATTGCGCGCGCCGCTGGTGGTCGTGGTGATCGCGTGCTTGCAGGATCACGTCAAGTATCCGAAGTCCGAGCAACTGCTGGCCGCCGGCTGCGCGGCCCATGGCATTCTGCTGGCGGCGTACGCGCAAGGTATCGGCGCAGTGTGGCGCACCGGTGACCTGGCGTACTCGCCGCACGTGGCCAAGGGCCTGGGGCTGGCCGAAGGCGAACAGGTGATTGCCTTCCTCTACCTCGGTACCCCGCAGAAAGAGCCGCGCGTGGCAGAGAAGGAAGACCTGACGAAGTTTGTCAGTGCGTGGTCGGGTAACTGACTGCCACCGCAATAAATCCTGTAGGAGTAGATCCTGTGGGAGTACCCCCTGTGGGAGCGAGCCTGCTCGCGATAGCGGTCTTTCAGTTGCAAATGCACTAGCTGACACATCGCTATCGCGAGCAGGCTCGCTCCCACAGGGGAAATCGCTGCGGTCGTGTTACGGCTGCGCCACCACCCCCGGCACCAACGGCAATTCCAGCGTCGCGACAAACCCGCCCTGCGGATGATTGGCCAGCACCAGGCTGCCGCCGTGCCGTTCCGCCGCGCGGCGGGCGATGGCCAGCCCCAGGCCGTGTCCTGCTGCCGTTTGCCCAGGCGCCCGGTAGAACGGTTCGCCCAGTTGATGCAAATGCTCGTCTTCCACCCCCGGCCCATGGTCGCGCACGCTGACGACGATGCGCTCCGCCTGGCGCTGCGCCTGGATTTCAATCGCCTGTCCCACCGGGTTGAAGCGCTGGGCATTGCGCAGCAGGTTGTCCACGGCGCGCTCGATCATGGTCGGCCAGCCCCTGAGATTGAGGTGGTCTTCGGCGTCCAGTTGCACGGTCTGTTCCGGCGAGCCCAGTTGTGCGTCCTTTTGCAGGGTATGGAGCAGGGCGTTGAGGTCCACCTCTTCAGCACTGGCGTTGTCGGCGTCGACCCGTGCCAGCACGAGGATTTCGCTGATCAGCGCTTCGAGTCGGTCACATTCGCGGGTCAGGCGCGGCCAGAGTTTTTCCCGTTCCTCGGGGTTCGAGCGTTCAGCCAGGGCCAGCGCAATGCGCAAGCGCGCCAGCGGTGAGCGCAGTTCATGGGACACGTCGCGCAGGAGCTGACGCTGGCTGCCGATCAGGCTTTGCAGGCGTGCGCCCATGCGGTTGAAATCGTTGGCCAGCACGCCGAACTCATCGCGTCGGTTGGCCAGTTTCACCAGGCTGTTCTGCTGGTAAGCGGTCTGCCCCAAGTCATGCACGGCACCGCGCAGGCGGCTCAGCGGGCGGGTGATGGACAGGGTCACCAGCAGGCTGAACAGGGTCAGCACCACCAGGGCGATGCCCAATGCGCTGAGGGGCCAGAGCAGGCTTTCCCGGTGCCACGCGTCCAGTTCCGGGTGGGGAATGCGGTAGATCAGCAGGTAGGTGTCACCGGTCTTGGCGCTGGTGTATTCGTCGGTCACGCGGCGCCACGGCAGGCGCCGGTCATCGTTGTTCTGGCGGGCTTCGAAGGCGGCGGCACGGCGCGGGAAGGTGCCGCGCACCACCGGATCACCGCTTTCGTTGAACACCTGGACGTCGATGTGGTACTGGCGTTTACGCTGTTCGAGGATGTCCTGAGCAGCCTCTTCGCCCTGGGCTTCGTAGGTTTGCGTCCATTCCTCGGCCAGGGTATTGAGGCCTGGATGGCGACTGAGGATCCAGGCGTCCTGGTTGAGCATGTGCCCGAGCAGAATGGACAGCCCGGCAACCAGGGCGATGGCCAGCCAGAAGCTGGCGAGGATACGCCAGAACAATGAACGCACAGAAAATCTCCAGGCAGACGATGATGAATGTGGCCCCCCTATTCACTTTGGGAGCGAGCCTGCTCGCGATAGCGGTGTGTCAGCTTGCAGAGGCTTAAGCTGACACACCGCTATCGCGAGCAGGCTCGCTCCCACAGTTTCAGGCGTTAGCCAAGAAAGCAAAAAAAACAAACCCGGCGGTATCAGCCGCCGGGTCCGGATTAACGCATTATTGCGCTTTTTGCGGTTGTTGCGCTTTCCAGGCCTTGAATTCGGCCCATTCGGCGCGGCGCTCAGCCTGTTTTTTCTGGATCTCGTCGAATTTCTTCTGTTGATCCGGTTTCAGCAGCGCCCGTACATCGGGCTCGGCTTTCTTGTGGTTGGCAGCCATCTCGTCCTTCATGGCTTTCTGGTCGGCTGGCGAGAGTTTCTCCAGGTACTTGTCGACCACTTCCTTACGCTGGTGCATCTGCTCGCCCATGATCTTGCGGATCTGCTCGCGCTGTTCGCGGCTCAGGTCCAGCTGGCTGTACGGGCCTTTACCGCGCATGTCGTGCATCTGTCCGCCGTGGCGTGGGCCGTCCAGCGGGCCACCCATGGGGCCGGCACCTTCAGGCATGGCCATGGCAACGGTAGGCAGGGCAGCAGCGAACATCAGGGCGATAAGAGTCTTGCGCATGGTGAATCTCCTTGTCTCGTTCCCGGTACGTTCCGGATGAGTTCAGATTACGGAGTTCAAGGTCAGCGGCAGTCAGCGGAGCGTAAAGCTTGGGTAAAGACGATTTCGCCGCGAGCTGACAAATGCGCAGCCGAGCGTGAGCCCGGCGGCGCCAGCGTTCAAAGGCTGTAGTAGTAACCGCGGCTGCGCAGGGCGACGATGCGGGGGCGGCCATCAGGGTGAGGGCCGATTTTCTTGCGCAGGTTGCTGACGTGCATGTCGAGGCTGCGGTCGTACAGGGTCAGCTTGCGACCCAGGGCGATCTGCGCCAGTTCCTGCTTGTCCAGCGGTTCGCCGGGCTGCTTGAGCAAGGCTTCGAGCAAACGGCTTTCAGAGACGGTCAGGCTGAATTCCCGCTCATCAATGCTGACCACGCCGCGCACCGGGCTGAAACACAAGTCGCCCAGTTCGAGCTGGCTGGACACGGCCGCCGGGTGGCTGCGGCGCAACACGGCGCGCAGGCGGGCGGTCAGTTCCCGTGGGTCGCAGGGTTTGGCCAGGTAATCGTCAGCGCCCAGTTCCAGGCCGAGGATGCGGTCCAGCGGTTCGCCCCGCGCCGAGAGCATCAGCACCGGCAGGTCCGGGTGGTCGCTGCGCAATTGCTTGAGCAGTTCCAGGCCGCTGCCATCGGGCAGCATCACGTCCAGCACCACGGCGGCGGGGGCCGTTTCGGCCAGGGCCCGGCGGGCGCTCTGGCCGTCGTGACAGGCGCGAACCTGAAAACCTTCCTGGCTCAGCCAACTGACCAGCAGCTCACACAGCTCCTGATCGTCATCAATTAGTAACAGCTCGCTCATGACTCACTCAATTTAGCCATTGTCGACGTTTTCGACTTGCACCACTGGCGAAGATACCGCAGAGCAGGGCCAGTAGCGCAACTCCCGCACCGATCACGAACCACTGTTGCTGGTCGGTGAGAAAGCGTTGCAGCGGGCTGCTCGCCTGGGCTTCCTTGAGTTGCAGCTTCAGGCGCTGGTTCTCCTGGCGCAACCGGGCCAGCTGGGCGCTCTCACGTTCGGCATCGGCATTTTGCAGTTGTTTGCTCAACTCTTCCCGTTGTGCCTCGCTTGCCTTCAAGCGCTGCTGCAAATCGGTGATCTGGGCGCCGGCGCTCAGGGACAGCGGTGTCGAATGGCTGCCCTCGGTGGTTTCTTCACCATGGGCGGGCGCCACAATCGACAACGTGACCAACAACACACACAACGGACCTTTGCGCATGGCAACTCCTGAAATTCCAATCGAGTATTGGGCAGGTTGTCGGCAGGCAAACGAGAATAATGAGCGATTGAGAGCGCGATGAATCGGGAAGGTTCACCGCGCGGCGGGACTTTAAGGCAGGACTTGCTTGAACGGCTTGACCGAAACGTTGGCGTAGACACCGGCGGCGATGTACGGATCGGCATCGGCCCAGGCCTGGGCTGCGCTCAGGGAATCGAACTCGGCGACGATCAGGCTGCCGGTGAAACCCGCCGCGCCCGGATCATTGCTGTCGACCGCAGGGTGCGGGCCGGCCAGTACGATACGGCCCTCGCCCTTGAGCACTTGCAGGCGCTCAAGGTGTGCAGGGCGTGCGGCCAGGCGGGCTTCCAGGGAGTTGGCGACGTCTGTGGCAATGATTGCGTAAAGCATGTCAGTCCTCGGTTTTTGGCGTGGTGGTGTCGGCATCGTGCAGGTGGCGCGACAGATAGATGCCCTGGGCGACCAGGAACAGCACCGTCATGCCCAGGCTGCCGAAGACCTTGAAGTCGACCCAGTAGTCCTGGAAGGTGAATGCGACGAACAGGTTGGCAGCGCCGCAGAACAGGAAGAACGCGATCCAGGCGATGTTCAGGCGTGTCCAGACCAGGTCCGGCAGGGTCAGCGCGTGGCCCATGATGCGCTTGATCAGCAACTGGTCACCGATGAAGTGGCTGCCGATGAAGGCCAGGGCGAACAGCCAGTTGACCACCGGGGCTTTCCATTTCAGGAAGGTTTCGCTGTGGAAGGCCAGGGTCAGGCTGCCGAAGACCAGGCAGGCGATGAGGGTCAGCCACTGGCTCTTCTCCAGCTTGCGCTGCTTGATGAACAGCGTGCCGTAGACCACCAGGGAGCTGATGATCAGCATCGCGGTAGCGCTGTAGATACCGCCTACAGTGACCTGATGACCGGCGATGTCGACGACGCGAGGGTCAATTTTGAAAACGATGAAAAACAGCAGAAGCGGGATGAAGTCGATGAATTGTTTCACAGTGGCAGCCAGAAGCAGGATGTGGCGGCATAATAACAAACATATGGGCGCGCGATAGCGCCAGCTGATTTGAGGTCATACATCCCCGTGAATGTCGATTTGCATTGCCACAGCACCGCCTCCGATGGCGCGCTCGCGCCTGCTGCCCTGGTGGCGCGTGCGTACGAGAAAGGCGTGCGAGTGCTGGCCCTGACCGACCACGACACCGTCGAGGGGCTGGCGGAGGCGCGCAGTGCGGCGACGGCGCTGGGGATGCAACTGGTCAATGGCGTCGAGCTGTCCTGCACCTGGGGCGGCGCGACCATTCACATATTGGGTTACGCTTTTGACGTGGAGGCGCCGCCTTTGGTCGAGGCCATCGCCCGATTGCACGATGGCCGCTGGCTGCGGTCTGAAGAAATAAGCCGCAAACTGGCGCTCAAGGGCTTCCCGGGAGCACTGGAAGGCGCCCGTGCCATCCAGCAGGAGCTGGGCGACAGCGGCAACGCACCGGCCCGTCCGCATTTCGCCGACTGGATGGTGCGCGAAGGTTTCGTCAAGGACCGCGCCGAGGCGTTCCGCAAATGGCTGGGCGCCGGCAAGCTGGGGGACGTCAAGCAACACTGGCCGACCCTGGAGGAAACCGTCGAAACCCTGCGCGCGTCGAATGCCTGGGTCAGCCTGGCGCATCCCTGGCACTACGATTTCACGCGCAGCAAGCGTCGCCGGCTGATTTCTGACTATATTCAAGCGGGAGGCCAGGCACTCGAAGTGGTCAATGGCCATCAGCCCGCCGAGCAAGTGGGCAGTCTTGCCATCCTGGCTCGCGAGTTTGGCCTGCTGGTCAGCGCCGGCAGTGATTTTCATGGCCCTGGAGGCTGGTCCGAGATCGGCGAATATCGCCCGCTCCCGGAGGATCTGCCGCCACTGTGGTGTCGGTTCAAACATGACCCAATTATTGCCGTCGTCTGAACAGGTAGAGAATGTGAGTCAATTTTTCCAGATTCATCCGGAAAACCCGCAGGCGCGTCTGATCAAACAGGCTGTCGAGATCATCCGCAAGGGCGGGGTGGTGATTTATCCCACTGACTCGTCCTACGCCATTGGTTGCCAGATCGGCGACAAGGTTGCCGTGGAACGCGTGCGCCGCCTGCGCGGACTGGACGACAAGCACAACTTCGCGCTGATTTGCAGCGACCTGTCGCAACTGGGGCTGTTCGCCAAGATCGACACCGGCACCTTCCGTATTCTCAAGGCGCACCTGCCGGGGCCGTACACCTTCATTCTCAATGCCACCCGTGAAGTACCGCGGCTGTTGCTGCACCCGAAAAAACGCACCATCGGCCTGCGTGTGCCCAGCCATCCGATTGCCCTGGCGCTGCTTGCCGAGCTGGGTGAGCCGCTGATGAGCGTGACGCTGATCATGCCGGGCGACTCCGACCCGCTGAGCGACCCCTACGAGATGCGCCAGTTGCTGGAGCATCAGGTGGAGCTGATCATCGACGGCGGTTTCGGCGGGATCAAGGCGTCCACCGTGATCAACCTCGCCGACGGCGAGCCGGAAGTGATCCGCGTCGGTTGCGGCGACCCTTCACCGTTCATGGCCGAGGCCTAGATGTCGGCCGTGGAACCCGTTGTCGACAGTCAGGCCGACGCCCAGCAGGAACTGCCCTTCGCCATGGTCTATGGCCAGGCGGTGCTGGAAATGCCCCTGGACCTGTACATCCCGCCGGATGCGCTGGAAGTATTCCTGGAAGCCTTCGAAGGCCCGCTCGACCTGCTGCTGTACCTGATCCGCAAGCAGAACATCAACATCCTCGACATCCCGGTGGCGGAAATCACCCGCCAGTACATGGGCTACGTCGAGCTGATGCAGTCGGTGCGCCTGGAACTGGCCGCCGAGTACCTGGTGATGGCCGCGATGCTGGCCGAGATCAAGTCGCGGATGCTGCTGCCGCGGGCGGAAACCGTCGAAGACGAAGAAGACGACCCGCGTGCCGAGCTGATCCGCCGCCTGCAGGAATACGAGCGCTTCAAGAATGCCGCCGAAGGCATCGACGGCCTCAGCCGCGTCGGTCGCGACCTGGTAGTGCCCAAGCTGGATGCCCCGGAGGCGCGGGCGCGTAAATTGCTGCCGGATGTCAGCCTCGAAGAGCTGTTGATGTCCATGGCCGAGGTGCTGCGCCGCGGCGACATGTTCGAAAGCCACCAGGTCAGCCGCGAGGCGCTGTCCACCCGCGAACGCATGAGCGATGTGCTGGAACGCCTCAAGGGTGGCGGGTTTGTGCCGTTCATCGAGCTGTTCACCGCCGAGGAAGGCCGCCTGGGTGTGGTGGTGACCTTCATGGCGATCCTCGAGCTCGTCAAGGAATCCTTGGTCGAGCTGGTGCAGAATGAGCCGTTCGCCGCGATCCACGTGCGAGCCCGAGCCGAATAACGAGTCCAATCATGAACCTGACTGAACCCCGCGAGCTGGCGTCACTGCTTGAAGCCTTTCTGTTGGCCTCGGGAAAACCGCAATCGCTTGAACGCCTGTTCGAACTGTTCGAAGAAGGCGAGCGCCCGGAGCCGCCGGTCTTCAAGAAAGCCCTGACCCTGCTGGCCAAATCCTGCGAGGGGCGCGCCTTCGAATTGAAGGAAGTGGCTTCCGGCTACCGTTTGCAGATTCGCGAGAAGTTTTCGCCGTGGGTAGGGCGCTTGTGGGAAGAGCGCCCGCAGCGTTATTCCCGGGCCTTGCTGGAAACCATGGCGCTGATCGCCTATCGCCAGCCCATTACCCGCGGCGAAATCGAAGACGTGCGCGGTGTGGCGGTCAACAGCAACATCGTCAAGACATTGATGGAACGCGAGTGGATTCGCATCGTCGGCTACCGTGACGTGCCGGGCAAACCGGCGATGTTCGCCACGACCAAGGCGTTTCTCGATCACTTCAACCTGAAGAACCTCGACGACCTGCCACCGCTCGCCGAGCTGCGCGAACTGGAACCGGACCCGGTGCTGGACTTCGACGACGCGCCGGTGCCCGCCGGGTTGCAGGAACTGGCCGACGCCAGCGCGGAACCGGAAGAACCCAAGGAAGAAACCAGTTTCCACACGCTGCTGCTGGAGCTGGACAGCATGGAAGAGGGGCTCAAGACCGACTTCGACGATCTGTTGCGTGATGGTGAGCCTGGGGAGATGCCGGAGGTTGAGGCCGAAGCCGAAGTTGAGGTCGAAGCTGAGCCCGAACCCGAGCAGGAAGACGATGTGCTCGGCGTGGCCGAGGCCCGGGAAAAACTCCTGGCCGCCGTCGCCGC
This DNA window, taken from Pseudomonas sp. MYb118, encodes the following:
- a CDS encoding HD domain-containing protein codes for the protein MNANARFTHMQDGTQEDWAIIAADFSAYARQLPARILAHLKLLEGDFGGFPVDRLTHSLQTASRAWRDGRDEEYVVCALLHDIGDTLGSYNHPDIAAAILKPFVSADNLWMVEKHGIFQGYYFFHHLGMDRHLREQFSDHPQYQATIEFCAKYDAAAFDPAYDTLPLSFFEPMMERLFAQPKQSIYKAAMAEHAPA
- a CDS encoding Mpo1-like protein; the encoded protein is MENVKHFNSFAEFYPYYLSEHSNSTCRRLHFVGTTLVLLIVVLTIGHGAWAWLLALPLAGYSFAWVGHFFFEKNRPATFQHPFYSLLGDFVMYRDMILGRVPF
- a CDS encoding AraC family transcriptional regulator, with product MSERTTSASWAMGIVKALEMDGLDCKVLFKQLGLDYALLEDPDARFPQDSMTRLWQRAVELSGNPAIGLNMGKVVRPASFHVAGYALMSSQTLAEGFKRLVRYQRIIAESADLSFRLLDEGYALILTVHGDHLPPTRQSAEASLACALALCGWLSGRTLHPRKVLVQGAEPADLAPYRQAFHAPLEFNAPYDALIFERADMEAPLPTANEAMALLHDRFAGEYLARFSESRVTHKARQVLCRLLPQGEPKRDTVAQTLHLSQRTLQRRLQEEGTSFQTLLDDTRRELAEQYLAQPTMTLLEIAYLLGFADPSNFFRAFRRWFDTTPGEYRVRLAEAPNRVSDARTPEYTARTP
- a CDS encoding TrkH family potassium uptake protein, translating into MALPTLRTIGFIIGLFLITLAVAMVVPMATLIIFDRTSDMPSFLWSSMITFLAGLALVIPGRPEHVHLRPRDMYLLTVSSWLVVCIFAALPFLLTQHISYTDSFFESMSGITATGSTVLNHLDSMSPGILMWRSLLHWIGGIGFIGMAVAILPLLRIGGMRLFQTESSDRSEKVMPRSHMVARLIVAAYVGITILGSLAFWWAGMSPFDAINHAMSAISTGGFSTSDLSLAKWTQPAVHWVAIVIMILGSLPFTLYVATLRGNRKALIKDQQVQGLLGMLLVTWLVLGTWYWWTTQLHWLDALRHVALNVTSVVTTTGFALGDYSLWGNFSLMLFFYLGFVGGCSGSTAGGIKIFRFQVAYILLKANLNQLIHPRAVIKQKYNGHRLDEEIVRSILTFSFFFAITICVIALLLSLLGVDWMTALTGAASTVSGVGPGLGETIGPAGNFASLPDAAKWILSFGMLLGRLEIITVFVLCIPAFWRH
- a CDS encoding NAD(P)H nitroreductase, whose protein sequence is MQALDALLNRVSVPRLLDPAPTAEQREVLFNAAMRAPDHGHLQPWRFLTVEGAAREQMGELLAEAAKLQDSDVSEAAVDKARNGPLRAPLVVVVIACLQDHVKYPKSEQLLAAGCAAHGILLAAYAQGIGAVWRTGDLAYSPHVAKGLGLAEGEQVIAFLYLGTPQKEPRVAEKEDLTKFVSAWSGN
- a CDS encoding ATP-binding protein codes for the protein MRSLFWRILASFWLAIALVAGLSILLGHMLNQDAWILSRHPGLNTLAEEWTQTYEAQGEEAAQDILEQRKRQYHIDVQVFNESGDPVVRGTFPRRAAAFEARQNNDDRRLPWRRVTDEYTSAKTGDTYLLIYRIPHPELDAWHRESLLWPLSALGIALVVLTLFSLLVTLSITRPLSRLRGAVHDLGQTAYQQNSLVKLANRRDEFGVLANDFNRMGARLQSLIGSQRQLLRDVSHELRSPLARLRIALALAERSNPEEREKLWPRLTRECDRLEALISEILVLARVDADNASAEEVDLNALLHTLQKDAQLGSPEQTVQLDAEDHLNLRGWPTMIERAVDNLLRNAQRFNPVGQAIEIQAQRQAERIVVSVRDHGPGVEDEHLHQLGEPFYRAPGQTAAGHGLGLAIARRAAERHGGSLVLANHPQGGFVATLELPLVPGVVAQP
- a CDS encoding Spy/CpxP family protein refolding chaperone codes for the protein MRKTLIALMFAAALPTVAMAMPEGAGPMGGPLDGPRHGGQMHDMRGKGPYSQLDLSREQREQIRKIMGEQMHQRKEVVDKYLEKLSPADQKAMKDEMAANHKKAEPDVRALLKPDQQKKFDEIQKKQAERRAEWAEFKAWKAQQPQKAQ
- a CDS encoding response regulator transcription factor, whose translation is MSELLLIDDDQELCELLVSWLSQEGFQVRACHDGQSARRALAETAPAAVVLDVMLPDGSGLELLKQLRSDHPDLPVLMLSARGEPLDRILGLELGADDYLAKPCDPRELTARLRAVLRRSHPAAVSSQLELGDLCFSPVRGVVSIDEREFSLTVSESRLLEALLKQPGEPLDKQELAQIALGRKLTLYDRSLDMHVSNLRKKIGPHPDGRPRIVALRSRGYYYSL
- a CDS encoding translation initiation factor 2, with protein sequence MRKGPLCVLLVTLSIVAPAHGEETTEGSHSTPLSLSAGAQITDLQQRLKASEAQREELSKQLQNADAERESAQLARLRQENQRLKLQLKEAQASSPLQRFLTDQQQWFVIGAGVALLALLCGIFASGASRKRRQWLN
- a CDS encoding YciI family protein; this encodes MLYAIIATDVANSLEARLAARPAHLERLQVLKGEGRIVLAGPHPAVDSNDPGAAGFTGSLIVAEFDSLSAAQAWADADPYIAAGVYANVSVKPFKQVLP
- a CDS encoding septation protein A — protein: MKQFIDFIPLLLFFIVFKIDPRVVDIAGHQVTVGGIYSATAMLIISSLVVYGTLFIKQRKLEKSQWLTLIACLVFGSLTLAFHSETFLKWKAPVVNWLFALAFIGSHFIGDQLLIKRIMGHALTLPDLVWTRLNIAWIAFFLFCGAANLFVAFTFQDYWVDFKVFGSLGMTVLFLVAQGIYLSRHLHDADTTTPKTED
- a CDS encoding PHP domain-containing protein; its protein translation is MNVDLHCHSTASDGALAPAALVARAYEKGVRVLALTDHDTVEGLAEARSAATALGMQLVNGVELSCTWGGATIHILGYAFDVEAPPLVEAIARLHDGRWLRSEEISRKLALKGFPGALEGARAIQQELGDSGNAPARPHFADWMVREGFVKDRAEAFRKWLGAGKLGDVKQHWPTLEETVETLRASNAWVSLAHPWHYDFTRSKRRRLISDYIQAGGQALEVVNGHQPAEQVGSLAILAREFGLLVSAGSDFHGPGGWSEIGEYRPLPEDLPPLWCRFKHDPIIAVV
- a CDS encoding L-threonylcarbamoyladenylate synthase, which produces MSQFFQIHPENPQARLIKQAVEIIRKGGVVIYPTDSSYAIGCQIGDKVAVERVRRLRGLDDKHNFALICSDLSQLGLFAKIDTGTFRILKAHLPGPYTFILNATREVPRLLLHPKKRTIGLRVPSHPIALALLAELGEPLMSVTLIMPGDSDPLSDPYEMRQLLEHQVELIIDGGFGGIKASTVINLADGEPEVIRVGCGDPSPFMAEA